A single region of the Vanacampus margaritifer isolate UIUO_Vmar chromosome 13, RoL_Vmar_1.0, whole genome shotgun sequence genome encodes:
- the slc22a23b gene encoding solute carrier family 22 member 23 isoform X1: protein MAAGRPQAQDHPPENGFTPLDQPAPRLLPHIDASVLPSLGGFGRHQKQLVVLTWIPALFIGFSQFSDYFLLAQPNGTCLQPLANDSKWTAESYPATGVGTGDVPALQFQVNGTGDEDGDGGGDVLCACKERTLELHTGLSQNVVTKWNLVCDSAWKVHIAKFSLLVGSIFGYLVMGIMADWFGRHPVLIVSVLFMLVFGLSVAFSVNVTMFSTLRFFEGFCLAGLALSLYVLRVELCLPAWRFSMTMVASFLMVAGQLLMPGVAALCRNWPDRDDWQLLQIVIISPFVLMLPYVWIFPESLRWLLTTQHYRRSKDMMLRIARRNQVDMTSEPSRVLSELEQELHKKPQRTCIVKMMSTRNLWKNIVVLCVNSLTGYGIHHCFARSMMDPEAQPTALCHTDYYTMAGIAVATCVALCPMVGLMGRRGGLLTFMIITALASLLQLGLLNLIGKYSLRYDTVLRDSLKRKFSVAFSIIGMFSSHAVSTLSIFFCAEITPTVIRGGGLGLVLASAGFGMLTAPIMELHNQKGYFLHHVIFACCTLLCIICLLLLPEPRGQPLPETLADGETFTRQTLLHPGEQHLLLAKGDRDYSRVHDTPLHLSATGGATVAAATALAAVPASYSLATGGEVIGNHAMANGV, encoded by the exons ATGGCAGCCGGTCGCCCGCAGGCACAGGACCACCCGCCCGAGAACGGCTTCACCCCGCTGGATCAGCCGGCACCCAGGCTGCTGCCGCACATCGACGCCTCGGTTCTGCCGTCTCTCGGGGGGTTCGGGAGGCACCAGAAGCAGCTCGTCGTCCTGACCTGGATACCGGCATTGTTCATAGGCTTTAGCCAGTTCTCGGATTATTTTCTCCTGGCGCAACCCAACGGCACGTGTTTGCAACCTTTGGCGAACGATAGCAAATGGACCGCGGAATCGTACCCGGCAACCGGCGTCGGTACCGGCGACGTGCCCGCGCTTCAATTCCAAGTCAACGGCACGGGGGATGAAGACGGCGACGGCGGTGGTGATGTGCTGTGCGCGTGCAAGGAGAGGACGTTGGAGCTACACACGGGACTCAGTCAGAATGTGGTTACCAAG TGGAACTTGGTGTGCGACTCGGCCTGGAAGGTCCATATTGCCAAATTTTCTCTGCTAGTGGGTTCCATATTTGGATACCTCGTGATGGGTATCATGGCCGACTG GTTCGGTCGCCACCCCGTGTTGATTGTCTCTGTGCTCTTCATGCTGGTGTTTGGTTTGAGTGTTGCCTTCTCTGTAAATGTCACCATGTTCAGCACCTTGCGCTTCTTTGAGGGTTTCTGCTTGGCGGGcctcgcgctctctctctacGTGCTCA GGGTTGAGCTTTGCTTGCCCGCCTGGCGTTTCTCCATGACGATGGTGGCCAGTTTCCTGATGGTGGCGGGGCAGCTGCTGATGCCCGGCGTGGCCGCGCTGTGCCGCAATTGGCCGGACCGAGACGACTGGCAGCTCCTGCAAATTGTAATCATAAGCCCGTTCGTCTTGATGCTGCCCTACGTCTG GATTTTTCCCGAATCATTACGCTGGCTGTTGACCACTCAGCACTACCGACGCTCAAAAGATATGATGCTGCGCATTGCAAGGAGGAACCAAGTTGACATGACAAGTGAACCCAGCAGAGTTCTTTCAG AGTTGGAGCAGGAGCTGCACAAGAAGCCCCAGCGGACCTGCATCGTCAAGATGATGAGCACCAGGAACCTGTGGAAGAACATTGTGGTGCTGTGCGTCAACTC TTTGACAGGCTACGGGATCCACCACTGCTTCGCTCGCAGCATGATGGACCCCGAGGCGCAGCCCACCGCTTTGTGCCACACAGACTACTACACCATGGCTGGCATCGCCGTGGCGACCTGCGTGGCTCTCTGCCCCATGGTCGGGCTGATGGGCCGCCGCGGGGGGCTTCTGACTTTCATGATCATCACGGCGCTTGCGTCACTGCTGCAGCTGGGCCTGCTCAATT TGATTGGAAAATACAGTCTTCGGTACGACACAG TCCTGCGTGACAGCCTGAAGAGGAAATTCTCCGTGGCCTTCTCCATCATCGGCATGTTCTCTTCTCACGCTGTCAGCACCCTCAGCATTTTCTTTTGTGCTGAAATCACACCAACGGTCATCAG GGGCGGCGGTCTGGGCCTGGTGTTGGCCAGCGCCGGCTTCGGCATGCTGACGGCGCCCATCATGGAGCTCCACAACCAGAAGGGCTACTTCCTGCATCACGTGATCTTCGCCTGCTGCACGCTGCTGTGCATCAtctgcctgctgctgctgcccgaGCCGCGGGGGCAGCCGCTGCCCGAGACGCTGGCCGACGGAGAGACCTTCACCCGCCAGACCTTGCTCCATCCGGGCGAGCAGCACCTTCTTCTGGCCAAGGGCGACCGGGACTACTCGCGCGTGCACGACACGCCGCTTCACCTGTCGGCCACCGGCGGCGCCACCGTGGCGGCTGCCACCGCCCTGGCCGCCGTGCCCGCCTCGTACTCCTTGGCGACTGGTGGCGAGGTGATTGGCAACCACGCCATGGCCAACGGGGTTTGA
- the slc22a23b gene encoding solute carrier family 22 member 23 isoform X2: MSGPTRDRTALCKSTRQWNLVCDSAWKVHIAKFSLLVGSIFGYLVMGIMADWFGRHPVLIVSVLFMLVFGLSVAFSVNVTMFSTLRFFEGFCLAGLALSLYVLRVELCLPAWRFSMTMVASFLMVAGQLLMPGVAALCRNWPDRDDWQLLQIVIISPFVLMLPYVWIFPESLRWLLTTQHYRRSKDMMLRIARRNQVDMTSEPSRVLSELEQELHKKPQRTCIVKMMSTRNLWKNIVVLCVNSLTGYGIHHCFARSMMDPEAQPTALCHTDYYTMAGIAVATCVALCPMVGLMGRRGGLLTFMIITALASLLQLGLLNLIGKYSLRYDTVLRDSLKRKFSVAFSIIGMFSSHAVSTLSIFFCAEITPTVIRGGGLGLVLASAGFGMLTAPIMELHNQKGYFLHHVIFACCTLLCIICLLLLPEPRGQPLPETLADGETFTRQTLLHPGEQHLLLAKGDRDYSRVHDTPLHLSATGGATVAAATALAAVPASYSLATGGEVIGNHAMANGV; this comes from the exons TGGAACTTGGTGTGCGACTCGGCCTGGAAGGTCCATATTGCCAAATTTTCTCTGCTAGTGGGTTCCATATTTGGATACCTCGTGATGGGTATCATGGCCGACTG GTTCGGTCGCCACCCCGTGTTGATTGTCTCTGTGCTCTTCATGCTGGTGTTTGGTTTGAGTGTTGCCTTCTCTGTAAATGTCACCATGTTCAGCACCTTGCGCTTCTTTGAGGGTTTCTGCTTGGCGGGcctcgcgctctctctctacGTGCTCA GGGTTGAGCTTTGCTTGCCCGCCTGGCGTTTCTCCATGACGATGGTGGCCAGTTTCCTGATGGTGGCGGGGCAGCTGCTGATGCCCGGCGTGGCCGCGCTGTGCCGCAATTGGCCGGACCGAGACGACTGGCAGCTCCTGCAAATTGTAATCATAAGCCCGTTCGTCTTGATGCTGCCCTACGTCTG GATTTTTCCCGAATCATTACGCTGGCTGTTGACCACTCAGCACTACCGACGCTCAAAAGATATGATGCTGCGCATTGCAAGGAGGAACCAAGTTGACATGACAAGTGAACCCAGCAGAGTTCTTTCAG AGTTGGAGCAGGAGCTGCACAAGAAGCCCCAGCGGACCTGCATCGTCAAGATGATGAGCACCAGGAACCTGTGGAAGAACATTGTGGTGCTGTGCGTCAACTC TTTGACAGGCTACGGGATCCACCACTGCTTCGCTCGCAGCATGATGGACCCCGAGGCGCAGCCCACCGCTTTGTGCCACACAGACTACTACACCATGGCTGGCATCGCCGTGGCGACCTGCGTGGCTCTCTGCCCCATGGTCGGGCTGATGGGCCGCCGCGGGGGGCTTCTGACTTTCATGATCATCACGGCGCTTGCGTCACTGCTGCAGCTGGGCCTGCTCAATT TGATTGGAAAATACAGTCTTCGGTACGACACAG TCCTGCGTGACAGCCTGAAGAGGAAATTCTCCGTGGCCTTCTCCATCATCGGCATGTTCTCTTCTCACGCTGTCAGCACCCTCAGCATTTTCTTTTGTGCTGAAATCACACCAACGGTCATCAG GGGCGGCGGTCTGGGCCTGGTGTTGGCCAGCGCCGGCTTCGGCATGCTGACGGCGCCCATCATGGAGCTCCACAACCAGAAGGGCTACTTCCTGCATCACGTGATCTTCGCCTGCTGCACGCTGCTGTGCATCAtctgcctgctgctgctgcccgaGCCGCGGGGGCAGCCGCTGCCCGAGACGCTGGCCGACGGAGAGACCTTCACCCGCCAGACCTTGCTCCATCCGGGCGAGCAGCACCTTCTTCTGGCCAAGGGCGACCGGGACTACTCGCGCGTGCACGACACGCCGCTTCACCTGTCGGCCACCGGCGGCGCCACCGTGGCGGCTGCCACCGCCCTGGCCGCCGTGCCCGCCTCGTACTCCTTGGCGACTGGTGGCGAGGTGATTGGCAACCACGCCATGGCCAACGGGGTTTGA